The Paenibacillus uliginis N3/975 genome has a window encoding:
- a CDS encoding helix-turn-helix domain-containing protein, translating to MIRTFEPINALHKIVDYIWVVDFDFPADDNREDIIMPLGHINIIFNYGSAYRLVGEDQEMVIPNTVVIGQMKRAKHVRYGQQLYQIGISLTPLGFIQLFHVSSLELTERIVQAIDVDPDLDELYRMMMRSKDVEQHIPAINHYLLQKFALNKKDTGRIEKMLTYVEREYENLNIVSMANFFGISVSTLERFFKKHVGLTPKVYGDIVKFRKHVEDEGLRKDMQYRYYDQSHLIKTSKKFAGKTVKELEKLPHELTLRYVWHGQK from the coding sequence ATGATTCGAACCTTTGAACCTATAAATGCCTTGCATAAGATAGTGGACTATATCTGGGTCGTAGACTTCGACTTTCCCGCTGATGACAACAGAGAAGATATTATTATGCCGCTGGGGCATATCAATATCATTTTCAATTATGGGTCTGCTTATAGGCTGGTGGGAGAAGACCAGGAAATGGTGATCCCCAATACGGTTGTGATTGGTCAAATGAAAAGGGCGAAACATGTTCGATATGGACAACAGCTGTATCAAATCGGGATTTCATTAACTCCGTTAGGGTTTATACAATTGTTTCATGTGTCCAGCCTCGAATTGACAGAGCGAATCGTACAGGCTATCGATGTGGACCCTGATCTAGATGAACTGTACCGAATGATGATGAGATCTAAAGATGTGGAGCAACATATCCCGGCAATCAATCATTATTTGCTACAAAAATTTGCGTTGAATAAAAAGGATACTGGTCGCATAGAGAAAATGCTTACATATGTAGAACGAGAGTATGAAAACTTGAACATTGTGAGTATGGCGAATTTTTTTGGTATTTCAGTAAGTACGTTGGAGCGTTTCTTCAAAAAACATGTCGGACTGACCCCAAAGGTCTATGGAGATATTGTGAAGTTCAGAAAACATGTTGAGGATGAAGGATTGAGGAAGGATATGCAGTATCGTTACTATGATCAGTCTCACCTCATCAAAACATCCAAGAAATTTGCAGGCAAAACCGTCAAAGAGTTAGAGAAACTGCCACATGAGTTAACCCTTCGTTATGTATGGCATGGTCAGAAGTGA